The sequence CGGAACATCGCCAAGACCCGGCATCTTGTCGATAGCGCCGATCGAACGGTTGTTGAGCAGGCCCGCGATCATGAAGCTTTCGCCCGAACCCAGCTCGACGGTCGTTTCGGCGCGGCGGATGGTGAGGGCCGGAACCTGAAAGCCCTGCATCTCGATCGCACCCTCGGTCGACAGCTCCGACACTTCGGGGCGGACGCGCAGGCTGATGCGGCCGTTCGAGAGGACCGTCGGCGTATAGGCCAGGCTGACGCCATATTTGCGATATTCGATCGTCGTCCCGGCGAAGTTGCCGGGGATCGGCACGGGAAATTCGCCGCCCGCGAGGAAGTCGGCGGTTTCGCCCGAAATCGCCGTCAGATTGGGCTGCGCGAGCGTCGCCACCAGGCCCGACCGCTCGCCGATGTCTAGCGACGCGATGAGGTCGAGTCCGAACAGGCGGCCCGCCCCGGCGAGGCTGCGCGTGCCAGGCGGGGTTGTGATGGTGTAGATGGTGTTGCCGTTGGCATCGGTCGTGATCGTCCCGGCCTGACGCCCGCCAAAGACGCCGCCCAGAAATCCGTTGCCGAGGGGGCCGTCGGTGTCGCGCGTCAACAGATTGCCGCTCAGTTCCTTCACCAGCGAGCGGTTCACCTCGGCAATGCGGACCTGCAGATTGACCTGCAGCGGGGTCGCCGTGCGCAGGCGCGAGAGCACCTTGGTCTGTTCGCCCACGAAGGCCTGGACGAGCCGTTCGGCTTCGGCAGCGTCGTCGGGCGACTGAACCGTGCCGGTGAGCAGCACAAAGCCGTTCATCGTGTTCGCCGCAATGCTTGCTTCGGGCATCGCCAGCGACAGCATCTGGTCGATCGTCTCGATATTGTTGCCCACTCGCGCAACGGTCGAAAAGACGACCCGGCCGTTCGCGTCGGTGGCATAGATGCTCGTTTCGCCGGGCGCCTTCGCAAAGACGTAGAGCTGACGGCTCGAACGAACCTGGACGTCGGCGACCTTGTCGTCGGCGACGAACACGTCGCTCATCGCGGCGGGCAGGCTGA is a genomic window of Sphingopyxis sp. FD7 containing:
- a CDS encoding type II and III secretion system protein family protein, with product MNSKAHFKAAALARTLAIGLVAATLAAAPSQPVAAQAVQNASSSIDLSVGRGRLVSLPAAMSDVFVADDKVADVQVRSSRQLYVFAKAPGETSIYATDANGRVVFSTVARVGNNIETIDQMLSLAMPEASIAANTMNGFVLLTGTVQSPDDAAEAERLVQAFVGEQTKVLSRLRTATPLQVNLQVRIAEVNRSLVKELSGNLLTRDTDGPLGNGFLGGVFGGRQAGTITTDANGNTIYTITTPPGTRSLAGAGRLFGLDLIASLDIGERSGLVATLAQPNLTAISGETADFLAGGEFPVPIPGNFAGTTIEYRKYGVSLAYTPTVLSNGRISLRVRPEVSELSTEGAIEMQGFQVPALTIRRAETTVELGSGESFMIAGLLNNRSIGAIDKMPGLGDVPLLGTLFKSDSFRRGETELVIVVTPYLVEPVSANDIKLPTDAFRDADDLQRLLLNQTSDGVTGGDRPKPRLDTNVGDADRPRGGGDASPGFSIK